The Syntrophaceae bacterium genomic interval GGAGAATCCTGAACGCCGCTGCCAACTTTATCGCCAGACGGGAGTCGGTAAGGGCGATGCGGTCCGCCTCGGGTTTTCCAAGGCAACAGGGGACATCCTGATGATTCTCGACGCGGACCTTACCGTGCCACCGGAAGACCTGCCCCGTTTCGTTGCTGCGCTTACCTCGGAGAAGGCGGAATTCATCAACGGAGTTCGTCTCGTCTACCCCATGGAAGATCGAGCGATGCGTTTTTTCAACCTCCTGGGAAATAAGTTTTTCAGCCTGGCCTTTTCGTGGCTTCTTGGACAGTCCATCAAGGACACCCTCTGTGGAACAAAGGTTCTGAAAAAGGAAGAGTACGGACGAATTGAACAGAACCGATCCTATTTCGGAGACTTCGACCCCTTCGGCGATTTTGACCTGATTTTCGGGGCTGCGAAGCTGAATCTGAAAATTGTCGATCTTCCAGTACGATACAGAGAGCGGACCTACGGCACCACCCAAATCCAGCGCTGGAGTCATGGCTGGCTTCTGCTGAAAATGGTGGCGTTTGCCGCCCGAAGAATAAAATTCATCTGATTGCGGTATGCCGGATGATCAAAAATCTCTTGCTCCATCCATTGACTCGAGGCCTGGATGTCGATGACCCCGCAACCACGGAGGTAAGGCGGAGGATCATTCGGAGCAAGCCTTTCCTGCATCGCATTTATGAGGAATGGTATACCGGCATCGTGGCATGCCTGCCCGGCGGGGAAGGCCCGGTTGTAGAGTTGGGTTCGGGAGCCGGCCATCTGGAGGATTTTCTTCCGGGCGTCGTAAAAACGGAGATTCTGCCTTGCCCTCATGTAGCCGTCGTCTTGGATGCGGGATTTCTTCCTTTTTCCGACACGTCTGTGCGAGCGCTCGTCATGACCGATGTGTTTCACCACCTTCCCAAACCGGAGGCCTTTCTGCGGGAGGCGGCCCGTTGCCTCCGGCCGGGCGGATCGGTGCTCATGATCGAACCGTGGGTTACTGCCTGGTCTCGGTTTGTCTATCGTCGCCTTCATCCCGAGCCCTTCGAGCCGGATGCGGAATCATGGGAATTTCCCAGCAAAGGACCTCTCTCGGGAGCCAACTCCGCCTTGCCCTGGATCGTCTTCGGCCGCGACAGGGACCGCTTTCAGGCTGAGTTTCCGCTTCTCCGGCTTGAGTCCGTCGAGCCGATGATGCCTATTCTTTACCTCCTTTCCGGCGGTGTTTCCCTTAGAAATCTCCAGCCCGGATGGACATTCCCGCTGTGGCGTTCCCTGGAGCAGGCATTGAAACCGCTCTGGCCGTCCATTGCCATGTTTGCCCGGATTGTCCTCCGCCGGATCGACGGAGCGGATCCCAAGGGGAATGGAAGATGAAGGAAAAGATCGAAGGCCCCTTCGGGCGATTTCTGAAAAAATACGGATCCCGTGTCATTCACCTCTGGTTCGAGGAATACACCGGTTGGATCACCCGCAACCTCCCTTCCCTGGAGGGAATGGCAATCCGTTACGCTTTGTACCGACTTCTATTCAAAAGGCTGCCTTCCTTTCCTCTGATCTATCCCGGCGTTTACTTCACACATACCTATGGTCTGAGTGTTGGACACCGTTTTTCCGTGAATACGGGGGCGCTCCTGGACGCAAGGGGAGGCATCACGATCGGTGATGGAGTCATGGTCGGTCCCTACGCCGTCATCGTATCTTCGGAACATGATCTGGGCCGACCGGGGATTCCCATGACGTCCAGAGACCACGTCCTTTCAATGGTTGTGATCCAGGATGATGTCTGGATCGGGGGACACGCGGTGATTCTCAAGGGTGTGACGATCGGCCGTGGAGCCGTCGTCGCCGCGGGCGCTGTCGTGGCATCCGATGTCGAACCCTATGCGGTTGTAGCCGGAATGCCGGCAAAGATCATTCAGAACAGAATGTATTCCAGGGAGGATTTGGAATGACCGGGGAATCGAACCCGCACGTGAAGGAAAGCAATTCCTCATCGCCTTCACGAAACCGTCTGCGGGAAGGATTGTTGAACGGTATGCTTCTAGTGGTAACACTGGTCCTGGGTCTGCTTTTCATTGACTGGTTCAGCACGTTTTTCATCGACAGCCGTTCCCCCTTTGAACGCATGTTCCCGGTGGAACAGACAAGGCATCTCGAACCCTTCATCATGTTCAAGGGAAAACCGGGAGGAGGGCACAACGATCTTGGATACAAGGGAAGATCCCCAACTCAAGCGCGGCCCGGCAGTTATCGCATCTTCTTCCTCGGGGGGTCCACCGCCTACGACGGGGAACCTCCCATTGCGGAATTGCTTGAAAAGCGGTTTCATGAAATGGGTGCAAAAAACGTTGACGTGTTCAACTTCGGCGTAGTCAGTTCCAATTCCGGGATGGAACTGGCCCGTGTCGTCCATGAAATACTGGATTACAAGCCCGATTATGTGATTTTCTTCAATGGCGGCAATGATCTGATCTCTCCTCTCGGCTGGGATCCGCGTCCCGGTTATCCATTCAATTTCATGGCTTATGAGAAAAATCCCCTGATGGAGACCCGCCGGCAGTACAGCCTGGTAAAATCAATAGCCTTGGGAAGCAACCTGTTCCGCGTCGCCGCCGGCCGCTATCCAGCCCTCAACGAATGGCTCCTGGGACAGGAGGATCTCCGGAAACAGGCCGGTTTCAAAACAGTTCCCTGGATGGAACATATCGTTGCCGTCTATCTGGGAAACGCCATGAAGGCCCAGACCGCCCTCTCCGGCGCTGATGCCCGCTTCGCCGTCTTCTTCCAGCCGCTGATCTATTACAAGGACCACCTGGGGGCGAAGGAACAACC includes:
- a CDS encoding class I SAM-dependent methyltransferase; this encodes MIKNLLLHPLTRGLDVDDPATTEVRRRIIRSKPFLHRIYEEWYTGIVACLPGGEGPVVELGSGAGHLEDFLPGVVKTEILPCPHVAVVLDAGFLPFSDTSVRALVMTDVFHHLPKPEAFLREAARCLRPGGSVLMIEPWVTAWSRFVYRRLHPEPFEPDAESWEFPSKGPLSGANSALPWIVFGRDRDRFQAEFPLLRLESVEPMMPILYLLSGGVSLRNLQPGWTFPLWRSLEQALKPLWPSIAMFARIVLRRIDGADPKGNGR
- a CDS encoding acyltransferase is translated as MKEKIEGPFGRFLKKYGSRVIHLWFEEYTGWITRNLPSLEGMAIRYALYRLLFKRLPSFPLIYPGVYFTHTYGLSVGHRFSVNTGALLDARGGITIGDGVMVGPYAVIVSSEHDLGRPGIPMTSRDHVLSMVVIQDDVWIGGHAVILKGVTIGRGAVVAAGAVVASDVEPYAVVAGMPAKIIQNRMYSREDLE
- a CDS encoding SGNH/GDSL hydrolase family protein; its protein translation is MLLVVTLVLGLLFIDWFSTFFIDSRSPFERMFPVEQTRHLEPFIMFKGKPGGGHNDLGYKGRSPTQARPGSYRIFFLGGSTAYDGEPPIAELLEKRFHEMGAKNVDVFNFGVVSSNSGMELARVVHEILDYKPDYVIFFNGGNDLISPLGWDPRPGYPFNFMAYEKNPLMETRRQYSLVKSIALGSNLFRVAAGRYPALNEWLLGQEDLRKQAGFKTVPWMEHIVAVYLGNAMKAQTALSGADARFAVFFQPLIYYKDHLGAKEQPLCAEQGRGYYEEMRSKVRSMYRERFPSLNFFDVSDIYDTERSDVFTDIIHTTQEGRMAMAVTICDRIAADALRDMKRKGK